The following proteins come from a genomic window of Microtus ochrogaster isolate Prairie Vole_2 chromosome 7, MicOch1.0, whole genome shotgun sequence:
- the LOC101991081 gene encoding olfactory receptor 1E1-like: MVIYSFGLMQSCGYPDLPYVKCGVGEDLFINMDSFLLSVMAYDRYVAICHPLHYTLMMSPRLCVLLVVLSWVITNLHALLHTLLMVRLTFCSHNAVHHFFCDPYPILKLACSDTFINDLMVFTVGGVIFLTPFSCIVVSYAYIFSNVLKMPSTCGIKKALSTCGSHLTVVSLFYGAILGIYMRPSSSYSLQDTVATVIFTVVTPLVNPFIYSLRNRDMKAALRKMVLRC; this comes from the exons ATGGTCATCTACTCCTTTGGCCTCATGCAGAGCTGTGGTTACCCTG atctgcCCTATGTcaaatgtggagttggtgaagatctttttatCAACATGGACAGCTTCCTCCTGAgtgtgatggcctatgaccgctatgtggccatttgTCACCCACTCCACTACACTCTGATGATGAGCCCCAGACTCTGTGTCCTCCTGGTGGTCCTATCATGGGTCATCACAAACCTGCATGCTCTCTTGCACACTCTCCTCATGGTTCGACTCACCTTCTGTTCCCACAATGCAGTGCACCACTTCTTCTGTGACCCATATCCTATCCTGAAGCTCGCTTGTTCTGACACCTTTATTAATGACCTGATGGTCTTCACTGTGGGTGGAGTGATATTCCTGACACCATTTTCTTGCATTGTTGTTTCCTATGCTTACATTTTCTCTAATGTCCTGAAGATGCCCTCTACCTGTGGGATAAAAAAAGCCCTGTCCACATGTGGGTCTCACCTCACTGTGGTCTCTCTCTTCTATGGAGCAATCCTGGGGATCTATATGCGTCCTTCATCCTCATACTCACTACAAGACACGGTGGCCACTGTCATCTTCACTGTGGTGACACCACTGGTCAATCCcttcatctacagcctgaggaatcGTGACATGAAAGCAGCCCTAAGGAAGATGGTTCTCAGATGCTAG